A window of the Ipomoea triloba cultivar NCNSP0323 chromosome 14, ASM357664v1 genome harbors these coding sequences:
- the LOC116004783 gene encoding uncharacterized protein LOC116004783: MASVEMGNMSRGTDDRVDMIPDRLPDGKPEDWIEYFKFKYSRDPASDARNALLVVAALLVQVTYQAGINPPSYISNKNAGGKVSTASSLTVFVAANTLSLSAAMTMIEYLTANMPYQREMRVSMFFMLFGYGWSTASTEPITAAKSVIIVVCALVPYLVRSLPNLFKKFV; the protein is encoded by the coding sequence ATGGCATCGGTGGAGATGGGAAACATGAGTAGGGGTACTGATGACAGAGTAGATATGATACCAGACCGACTCCCAGATGGGAAGCCAGAAGACTGGATCGAGTATTTCAAGTTCAAGTACTCGAGGGACCCCGCAAGCGATGCCCGTAACGCCCTGTTAGTGGTGGCGGCGCTCTTAGTCCAAGTCACCTATCAAGCTGGGATCAATCCCCCGAGCTACATATCCAATAAAAACGCCGGCGGTAAAGTTTCCACGGCATCGTCCCTCACTGTTTTCGTGGCGGCCAACACTCTAAGCCTTTCGGCGGCAATGACGATGATTGAATACCTCACAGCAAACATGCCCTACCAGAGAGAGATGAGAGTATCCAtgttttttatgttgtttgggTATGGCTGGTCTACAGCTAGCACAGAGCCGATCACTGCAGCTAAGAGTGTCATTATCGTAGTCTGTGCCTTGGTACCATATCTAGTTAGGTCTCTACCTAATCTGTTCAAGAAATTTGTGTGA